The window GGCGAGCGTGCGCATCGGCACCACCCTCGACGTCACCCGCACGGCGCAGGAGCTCGCGGACCTGTGCGTGCCCGCGCTCGCCGACTTCGTCACCGTCGACCTGCTGGATCCCGAGGAGTACGGCGGCGAGCCCCCCGCGCGCATCACCGCCCCGGTGAGTCTGCGCCGCACCGCCCACCAGTCGGTGCTGCGCGGCATCCCCGAGGCGGTGATCGAGCCGGGACAGACGGAGGCGTACCCCGCCCTCTCCCCGCAGGCCGACTCGCTGACCGCGGGCCGCACGATCACCACCTCGGTCGCCGCGGGTGACATGGACCAGTGGCTGAGCTGGCACCCGACGCGCGCCGAGCGGGTGCGGACGCTGGGCATCCACTCGTCGATGTCCGTGCCGATCCAGGCGCGTGGGCTGACCCTGGGGGTGGCGGTCCTCACCCGGCACCTGCGCCCGGAGACGTTCAGCGCCGACGACGTGCTGCTGGCCGAGGAGATCACCGCGCGCGCCGCCGTCTGCATCGACAACGCCCGCCGCTACTCGCGGGAGCGGGAGACCGCCCTCGCCCTCCAGCGCAGCCTGCTCCCCCGCAACCTCCCGCGCACGGCCGCGCTGGAGGCGTCCTCCCGCTATCTGCCGGCCGCGCGCGCCGGGGTGGGCGGGGACTGGTTCGACGTGATCCCGCTGTCCGGGATGCGCGTGGCCATGGTCGTCGGGGACGTCGTCGGGCACGGCATCCAGGCCTCCGCCACCATGGGCCGGCTGCGCACCGCCGTGCGCACTCTGGCGGACATCGACCTGGCCCCGGACGAACTGCTGACCCACCTGGACGATCTGGTGCTGCGGCTGTCGGACGAGTCCGGCGTCGAGGGCAGCCCCGGCGAGGTCGGCGCGACCTGCCTGTACGCCGTGTACGACCCGGTGTCGCGGCGCTGCACCCTGGCCCGCGCCGGGCATCCGCCACCGGTGCTGCTCCTGCCGGGCGGCCGGCCGGAGCTGCTCGACCTGCCGGCCGGGCCCCCGCTGGGCCTGGGCGGGCTGCCGTTCGAGTCCGCGGAGCTGGAACTGCCCGAGGGCACGGTGCTCGCCCTGTACACGGACGGGCTGGTGCTGTCCCGGGACCGGGACGGCGACAGCGGCCGTGAGCGGCTGTACGAGGCGCTCGCACGGCACACGGACTCCCTGGACCAGACCTGCGACCACGTGCTGCACTGCCTGCTGCCGCCGGGCGGCGCCACCGACGACGTGGCGCTGCTGCTGGCCCGCACCCAGGGCCTGCCGCCGTCGCAGGTGGTGACCTGGGACATCCCGGCCGACCCCGCGCTGGTCGCGCCGATCCGCAAGCAGGTCGTGGACCAGCTGGACACCTGGGGACTCAGCGAGGCCGCGTTCACGGCGGAGCTGGTGGTCTCCGAGCTGGTCACCAACGCCATCCGGTACGGCTCGCACCCGATCCGGCTGCGGCTGATCCACGACGCCGCCACGCTGATCTGCGAGGTCTCCGACACCAGCCACACCGCCCCGCATCTGCGCCGGGCGAAGATCTTCGACGAGGGCGGCCGGGGTCTGCTGCTGGTCGCCCAGCTCACCCAGCGGTGGGGCAGCAGGCATACCGCCGACGGCAAGACGATCTGGGCCGAACTGCCTTTGTACGAAGAGGCCTTCTAGCGCTCGCGGGGGCGTCGGCGCGGGCCTCGAGGGAAGGTCGGCGCGGGCCTCAGGAAGCCGTCAGCCAGGGCCGTACCTGCTTGCGGGCCTCGTGCAGGCGGGACTTGAGGGTGCCGAGCGGTATGCCCACGCGCTCGGCGACCTCGGCGTAGTCCAGCTGGCAGATGTCCCGGTAGACCAGCGGCGCCACCAGGTGCGGATGCTCCCGCTCCAGGCGGTCCAGCGCCTCCAGCAGGTCCACCCGGGAACCGGCGATGACGCTGGTGGTGCGGGGGTCGACGGCGTGCGAGGGCTCGATGGCGGCGGGCTGTTCGGCGGCCCGCCGCTTCAGCTCGCGGTACTTCTGCCGGCAGCAGTTGGCGACCACGGTGTACAGCCAGGTGCCGAAGCGGCTGCGGCCCTCGAAGGCGGTGACGTGCCGGGCCACCTGGAGCAGCACGTCCTGGGCGGCCTCCTCGGCGTCCTCCCGGCAGGGCAGGAAGCGCGCGCAGCGGCGCACGACCTCGGGCCGGATCTCGGTCAGCAGCCGGTCCAGGGCTGCGCTGTCGCCCGCGGCGGCCCGCCGGGCGAGGTCCTCCATGGGCGCCTGGTCCTGCACCGAAGGGTCCCCCTCCAAGTCGATCTCAGGGCAGGCATGATAGTCGTATGCACTCCCTGGAGCGGATCGGCCGCTACCGCCTCGAACGGCCGCTGGGCACCGGCGCCTTCGCCACGGTGTGGCTCGCCCACGATCCCGAGCTGCAGGCCCCGGTCGCCGTGAAGGTCCTCGCCGAGAACTGGGCGCACCGGCTCGACATCCGGGAGCGGTTCCTGTCCGAGGCGCGACTGCTGCGGCGGGCCGGTTCGAACCGGGTGGTGCAGGTCTACGACATCGGTGAACTCCCCGACGGCCGACCGTACTTCGTGATGGAGTACGCCGACGGCGGCACCCTGGCCGATCTGCTGCGCGGCGGACCGCTGCCGGTGCCGGACGCGCTGGCGCTGACGGCCGAGGCCGCGCGCAGCGCCGCCGCGCTGCACGAGGCCGGCATCGTGCACCGGGACATCAAGCCGACCAACGTGCTGCTGCACACCGCCCCGGACGGCACCAGGCGGGTGCTGCTGGCCGACCTGGGACTGGCGAAGAGCCTCGCGCAGGCCTCCGTACTGACCCTGGCGGCGGGCTCGGCGGGCTACCAGCCGCCGGAGCAGGCCGAGCCCGGCGAGGGCATCGACGAGCGGGCCGACGTCTACAGCCTGGGTGCGGTGGGCTACGAACTGGTCACCGGGACGGTGCCGGGGCCGCCGGGGAAGGTGGTGCCGCCCCGGCGGCTGCGGCCGGACCTCGGCGAGGGCGTGGAGCGGGTGCTGTCGCGCGCGCTGGAGCCCGACCGGGAGCGACGCTGGCCGGGCGCGCAGGCGTTCGCGCACGAGCTGGACCGGCTGGCGGCGGGGCCGCCCGCGGTGGGCCACGCGCGGCGGCTTGACGGGGTACGCGGCCGGCTGAACGCCGTGACGCTGGCGGTCGCCGCGGTCCTCGCGGCCACCGCCGCGGCGGTGGCCGTCACCGTGTTCGTCCAGCGGGACGGCGGCGCGCCGGACGACGGGGTGCGGGTCACGGACGCCACCGGCCGGGTCGCCGTCCGGGTGCCCGCCGGCTGGGGCCGGGAGCTGCGCGACTCCGGCTGGGACCCGCGCGCGCTCGGCCTGAAGGCGGGGCACGAGCCGGCTCTGGTGGTGGCCGACGACCTGTCCCGCTGGCCGGATCTGAAGGCGGCTGTCGACGGCGTGTTCGTGGGGGTGAGCCGGCACGGCGACGTGGCCGCCGAGGTGAAGGCCCTCGAGCACGCCGGCTGCCGCTACTCCGGCAGCCGCACCTTCGCAGACGCCGACTGGCACGGGCCGGTCCGGGTCTGGAGCGGCTGCCCGGACGGCGGTTCGGTCACGGAGTCCGCGCTGTCCCCGGCGGGCGGCGCGGCGCGGCCGCAGGTGTACGTGCAGGTGCGGCAGCGGGGTGCCGGGGACGCCACCGACGGCATACTCCGTTCGCTGCGGGTGTCCTGAAAGACGCGGATGGACGGTCAAGTCCGGGAAAAGATCCCTGCGTGTCCCGAACTTTTCCCGCGTCCGGCGCATCGGATTGTCATGACGGCGCACCCGGCGCCGCGGGCACGCGGTGCGCCGCTCGCCCCGAACAACCAGGAGTGTTGAGCGACATGGTGTACACCCCCCGGTCCACGCGGCACGGGGCCCTGCTCGTGGGCACGGTCGCCGTGCTGGGCCTCCTGACCGCCTGCGGCAACGGCAAGGACGTCCACAGCGATCCGCCCGTCACGGCGTCCGGTACGGCCGCGCCCGCGACGGACGCCTCGAAGAGCCCGGCCCCCGCCACGTCCGGCACGTCCGCCGCGGCCTCCACGCCGACCCGCTCCTCCGCGTCGTCGGCCCCGGCGGCGACCGCGTCCCCGGGCGGCGGGAAGACCACGGCGGCGGGTTCCCGCTGCCACACCTCCGAACTGGGTGCCTCCGTGGGCCGCAACGACCCGGGCGCCGGCCAGGAGAACTTCCCGCTGGTCCTCACCAACAAGTCCGCCCGGACCTGCACCCTGCGCGGCTATCCCGGTGCGGCCTTCGTCGACGGGTCGGGCACCCAGCTGGGCCCCGACCCCCGCCGTGAGCCGGGCTCGCCGGTGACGGTCACCCTCAAGCCGGGGCAGAGCGCCTGGGCCGGACTGACCTTCTCGAACCCGGAGATCAGCGGGGCGAAGACGGGCGCGCCCGCCTCGCTGCTCCTCACCCCGCCGGACGAGCTGGACCACCTGACGGTGGCCTGGTCGGGCGGACCGGTGCCGGTGTCCGGCAACTCCTCGTCCGTCTCCCTCTCCGTCCTCGCCCCCGGCACCGGCCCCTGACCCGCACGTCCCGCTCCCGACGACCCCGCTGTCCGCTCCCGCGGCAGCGGGGTTCGTCATGAACGCGCCACAACTGTCACAGGACGGCAACAGGCGCCGAAAGCCGCGATCTTTCTTCCGGACCCCGTCATCGAACCCCCCGACCGCACGAAGAGCGGGCCCCGCACCGGGGCCCTGACGAGGAAACCGGGGAGACGATGAGCGGGATCTCACGCAGGCGGATGCTGACGGCGGGAGCGGCGGCGGGCGCCCTGGGCACACTGGCCGCCTGCTCCTCCGGCACCGGCCTCCGGGTCGGCGGACCGGAGCCGGCGGACGGCAGGGGGACGGCACAGGCCCGGCCGGTGAAGCCGATCGGCGACGGCTCCACCGCGGACACCGGCCCCCAGCCGCACCAGCCGGAGCCGGACCGGCTGCGGCCGGGCCGCAAGCCCCCGCAGTTCGTGGTGTTCTCCTGGGACGGCGCGGGCGAGGTGAGCGACAAGCTGTTCTCCCGGTTCCGCAAGGTGGCCGCCGACCACGGCGCGAAGATGACGTTCTTCCTCAGCGGCATCTACACCCTGCCCGAGTCCAAGAAGCACCTGTACCACCCGCCGCAGCACCCGGTCGGCGCCTCCGCGATCGGCTATCTCGCCGACCGGCACATCCACGCCACGCTCCAACAGGTGCGCGCCGCCTGGCTGGAGGGCCACGAGATCGGCACCCACTTCAACGGGCACTTCTGCGGGGCGACCGGCGTGCGCAAGTGGTCCCCCGCCGAATGGCGCAGCGAGATCGACCAGGCGACGGCCTTCGTCACGCGGTGGAAGACCAACACCGGCTTCACCGACCTGGAACCGCTCCCCTTCGACTACCGCAAGGAACTGACCGGCGGCCGCACCCCCTGCCTCGAGGGGCAGGCCAACCTGCTGCCCACGGCCGCCGCGCTCGGCTGGAAGTACGACGCCAGCTCCTCCGGCGGCCTGCAGATCTGGCCGGCCAAGGTGCAGGGCGGGAAGGTGTGGGACTTCCCGCTGCAGTCCATACCGTTTGCCGGCCACTCCTTCCAGGTGCTGTCGATGGACTACAACATGATGTTCAACCAGTCGGGCGGGAACCCCCTCGGTGACCGCGCCCAGTACGACTCCTGGCGCACGCAGGCCCGGGACACCTACCTGGCCGGCTTCCGCCGCGCCTACGAGGGCAACCGCGCCCCGTTCTTCATCGGCAACCACTTCGAGCGCTGGAACGGCGGCATCTACATGGACGCCGTCGAGGAGGCGATCGGCCGGATGGCCGAGCACGACGACGTGCGGTTCGTGTCGTTCAAGCAGCTGGTGGCCTGGCTGGAGGCGCAGGATCCGGCGGTGCTGCGCAAGCTGCGGACGCTCACGCCGGGTCAGGTCCCGGCGGGCGGCTGGGAGGAGTTCCTGGGCGCGGCGGGTACCCGGTCGTCGTAGCCCGCACGGAATCGTCTGTTTTGATGGGCGGGCACCGACGTGATCGACCGGAGGACCCGCCCTGAACACCCCCCTCTCCGAGGCACTGTCCGCCGTCCTGCTCGCCGCCGTGCTCGCCTGGGCCGTCGTGCGGCCCTTCGGGTGGCCCGAGGCGGTGCTGGCGGTCCCCGCCGCCGGGATCGCGATCGCGAGCGGGGCGATCCCGCTCGACCACGCCCGGGCGGAGGCGGAGCGGCTCGGGCCGGTCGTCGGGTTCCTCGCGGCCGTGCTGGTGCTGGCCCACTTCTGTGACGTGGACGGGTTGTTCCGGGCGTGCGGGGCCTGGATGGCCCGCTGGGCGGCGGGCCGCCCGGTGCGGCTGCTGACGGCGGTCTTCGCGCTCGCGTCCGCGATCACCGCCGTGCTGAGCCTGGACGCCACGATCGTGCTGCTCACCCCGGTGGTGTTCGCGACGGCCGCGCGGACGGGCGTACGGCCCAAGCCGCATGTGTACGCGTGCACCCATCTGTCGAACACCGCGTCGCTGCTGCTGCCGGTGTCCAATCTGACGAACCTCCTCGCGTTCGCGGCGAGCGGGCTGAGTTTCGCCCGGTTCGCGGCGCTGATGCTGCTGCCGTGGCTGGTGGCGATCGGGGCCGAGTACGTGGTGTTCCGGCGGTTCTTCGCCCGTGACCTCGCGGCGGCCGCCCCGGCGGGCGCGGACGGCGGGCAGGCTCCGCGGCTGCCGCTGTTCGCGCTGGTGACCGTGGCCTGCACGCTGGCGGGGTTCGTGGTGGCCTCGGCGTTCGGCGTGGAGCCCGCCTGGGTGGCCGCGGCGGGCGCCCTGGTGCTGGCCGGGCGGGCGCTGCTGCGGCGCCGGGCGACCCCGCTGACCGTCGTACGGGCGGCGGCCCCGTCCTTCCTGGCGTTCGTGCTGGCGCTCGGCATCGTGGTGCGGGCGGTCGTCGACAACGGCCTGGCCGACGTGCTCGGGAACGTCATGCCGGACGGCACCACGCTGCCCGCGCTGCTCGGCATCGCCGCGCTGGCCGCCGTCCTCGCGAACCTCATCAACAATCTGCCGGCGGTGCTGGTGCTGCTCCCGCTGGCCGCGCCGGTCGGGCCGGGCGCGGTGCTGGCGGTGCTGCTCGGTGTGAACATCGGCCCCAATCTGACCTACGCCGGGTCGCTGGCCACGCTGTTGTGGCGGCGGATCGTGCACCAGCACGAGCACGGCGTGGACCTCGGGGAGTTCACCCGGCTGGGGCTGATCGCCGTGCCCTCCTCCCTCGCGGTCGCGGTGGTGGCACTGTGGGGGTCGCTGCAGGTTCTCTGAGGGCCCTTCGCGGGCCTTCGCCGGTTCGAGGGAGGCCGTCCGGATGCGTGTGATCGCCTGGCTCGTCGAGGGCACCTGGCCCTCCTGCGTGGACGCCGTGCGCACGCACGCGCCGCCGGCCGCCGAGGTGGTGCTGCTGCACGTCAGCGGTCCCGACGTGCCCGGGCTCGCGCACGGCGCGTTCGCGGGCCTGCTCGGCCGCGGCCACCCGGAGCGGGATCCCGGGGATCTGGTCGAGGCCCTCGGCGGGAGTTCGGCCGCCGAACTCCTCGACGCGGCGGCCGGCCGGCTCGGCCGCCCCTGTGTGCGCGAGGAGCGGGCGGGCCGGGTCGAGCGGGAGGTGGTGGACGCGGCCGAGGGTGCCGATCTGCTGGTGCTGGCCCGGGACGGGGACCGGTCGCGGCTCGGTCCGAAGAGCCTCGGTCCGGCCGTCCGGTTCGCGGTCGACCACGCGCCCTGCCCGGTGCTGCTGGTGTGGCCGGAACCGGCTCCCGGGCTGGCGACGATCCCGCCGCCACCGCCGCACCACCCCCACTGAGTCAGTGGTGGTGACGTCTGCCGCCGCCGTAGTCCCCGCTCCCGCCGCAGTAGTAGGGGTGCGCGGCACAGGGGTCGGTGGTCGTGGACGCCGTCGGCGTGGGGGTGGACCGGCTCGCGGTGGGCGTCGGACTCGGTGACGCCGTCTTCCGGGTGCTCCCGGAGATGGTGGGCCGGGGGGCGGGGGTGCGCGAAGGGCCGTCGTCGTCGCCCCAGTTGACGTTCTGCATCCGCAGTTCGGGCTTGACGGTGTCGATGGTCCAGCGCTGTGCGTCGCCGGTGGCCCGGGTCTTGAGGACGAGGGCGCCGGAGCCGTCGGTGGCGGCCGGGGTGAGGGCCAGCTCCTGGTTCCAGCGCGGGACCAGGGCTCCCTGGAGGGTGAAGTCGTAGCGGATGTTCCTGCCGGAACGGCCGGTGGCCGTGCAGGGGGCGAGACGGACCGAGTAGCCGAGGTGGGAGTCGAGACACAGACCGGGATCGGCGTCGCTGCGCAGCAGTCCGTCGGTCTCGTACGTCCACTGCCGCTCCGGTGTCGCGGAGCAGGCGGTGAGTTCGGTCTCGGCGCCCTTGACGGCCTTGCCGCCGACGACTCCGACGCACAGGCCGGAGGCGACGTTGTGCAGTGCGCCGTGCAGGGCGCCCTGGCCGGTGGCGGGTGCGGCGGCCCAGGACGTGTCCGGGGACGCGGAGTCCTTGCCCGGCGTCCGGGAGGGGGTGCCTCCGGGGTGGGGGTCCGGGGAGTCACCGGAGCCGAGCACCGCCCACAGCACCAGGGGCAGGGCGACGAGGCCGCTGACGGTGACGACGGCCAGGGTGAGGTTGCGGCGGCGGGCGCGGCGGGCGGCACGGTGCGCGGAACGGGGGGACACGGAGGTTTCACCGGCGGCGGTCCGGCCGGCGGGCGTGGTGGATCCGGTGCCGGTCGGGCCGGCCGGCGCGGCGGATTCGGCGGAGGTCATGGAGGCGGCGGGGGTCGCGGATCCGCCGGACATCGCCGTTCCGGCGGCCGTGAAGGACTCGCCGGCCGGGGGCGCGATGACGGAGGCGGGGGCGGGGACCGGTGCGGCCGGTGCCTCCGCGCCGTACGCCCGGGACTCCACGTAGGGGCGGGCGCCCCAGCCGAGCACCGCCTCGGCGAGCGCGAGCCCCAGCCCCCCGTTGAACCGGGCGAGCTGGTCGGCGGTACGGCTGCAGTGGGTGCACCGGGACAGGTGCTCGCGCAGGTCGGGGTCGACCTCCGCGCCGCCGCGCCGGTAGGTGACGTCGAGCATGCGCAGATAGCGTCCGCACTCGGCCTCGGGGGCGAGTTCGCGGTGGACCTGGAGGCACTCCTCGCGCAACCGCTCGCGAGCCCGGCGCAGTTCGACGCGGACGTCCTCCTCCTCCAGCCCGAGCAGGGCGGCCGGCACCGCCGGGGGCTCGGCCTCGACCTCGGTGTGCCACAGGACGGCACGGGAGGTCGGGGGCACGCGCTGGAAGGCGCCGGACAGCAGCCGCCGGCCGGACGGCGGCAGCAGCCGGGCGGCGGCGCGACCGCCGGTGCCGTCGGCCGACCGCAGGCCCGGGTGGAGGAGTTCCTGGCGGCCGTCGGAGGCCCACTCGGACGCGATCCGGCGGATGGTGACGAGCACGTGGGGCCGCCAGGCCGCGGTAGGGCCGCCCTGCCGGATCGACGCGCCGAACAACCGGGTGAAGGCGGCGGTGGTGAGCATCCCGGCGGCCCGCGGGTTGTCGGCGCACAGCCGGGCGTAGGCGAAGGCGGCCTCCCAGTGCCGGTCGAGGAGTTCCCCGACCGGATGGAGGGCAGGCGTGGCCCCCGTCCACTTCTTCAGTTCGGCACTGAGTTGTTCGTCCGACAGGCCTGCCTCATTCAC of the Streptomyces sp. 1222.5 genome contains:
- a CDS encoding SpoIIE family protein phosphatase is translated as MSRVYPFDEAATARAVIDEDGTLLEWNEGARRLLGHPADAVVGRPAAELLVDDRPPALPGGFRWEGTVGLRHRDGHTVPVWLLAHRRPAHDDHRGGWLVVTPLTGDRPPATDDPLAAAGLIQSPCALAVYDDELRLRRMNAAMASVMDLPEERVRGLRLAEIGGKPQSEELELGMLRVLTSGRPLDMQAFLRTGGGDSAHAWLARMAPVLDAEGRVRGVSLAAHDVTDNYRARRRLQLVNEASVRIGTTLDVTRTAQELADLCVPALADFVTVDLLDPEEYGGEPPARITAPVSLRRTAHQSVLRGIPEAVIEPGQTEAYPALSPQADSLTAGRTITTSVAAGDMDQWLSWHPTRAERVRTLGIHSSMSVPIQARGLTLGVAVLTRHLRPETFSADDVLLAEEITARAAVCIDNARRYSRERETALALQRSLLPRNLPRTAALEASSRYLPAARAGVGGDWFDVIPLSGMRVAMVVGDVVGHGIQASATMGRLRTAVRTLADIDLAPDELLTHLDDLVLRLSDESGVEGSPGEVGATCLYAVYDPVSRRCTLARAGHPPPVLLLPGGRPELLDLPAGPPLGLGGLPFESAELELPEGTVLALYTDGLVLSRDRDGDSGRERLYEALARHTDSLDQTCDHVLHCLLPPGGATDDVALLLARTQGLPPSQVVTWDIPADPALVAPIRKQVVDQLDTWGLSEAAFTAELVVSELVTNAIRYGSHPIRLRLIHDAATLICEVSDTSHTAPHLRRAKIFDEGGRGLLLVAQLTQRWGSRHTADGKTIWAELPLYEEAF
- a CDS encoding RNA polymerase sigma factor — protein: MQDQAPMEDLARRAAAGDSAALDRLLTEIRPEVVRRCARFLPCREDAEEAAQDVLLQVARHVTAFEGRSRFGTWLYTVVANCCRQKYRELKRRAAEQPAAIEPSHAVDPRTTSVIAGSRVDLLEALDRLEREHPHLVAPLVYRDICQLDYAEVAERVGIPLGTLKSRLHEARKQVRPWLTAS
- a CDS encoding serine/threonine-protein kinase, yielding MHSLERIGRYRLERPLGTGAFATVWLAHDPELQAPVAVKVLAENWAHRLDIRERFLSEARLLRRAGSNRVVQVYDIGELPDGRPYFVMEYADGGTLADLLRGGPLPVPDALALTAEAARSAAALHEAGIVHRDIKPTNVLLHTAPDGTRRVLLADLGLAKSLAQASVLTLAAGSAGYQPPEQAEPGEGIDERADVYSLGAVGYELVTGTVPGPPGKVVPPRRLRPDLGEGVERVLSRALEPDRERRWPGAQAFAHELDRLAAGPPAVGHARRLDGVRGRLNAVTLAVAAVLAATAAAVAVTVFVQRDGGAPDDGVRVTDATGRVAVRVPAGWGRELRDSGWDPRALGLKAGHEPALVVADDLSRWPDLKAAVDGVFVGVSRHGDVAAEVKALEHAGCRYSGSRTFADADWHGPVRVWSGCPDGGSVTESALSPAGGAARPQVYVQVRQRGAGDATDGILRSLRVS
- a CDS encoding DUF4232 domain-containing protein, giving the protein MVYTPRSTRHGALLVGTVAVLGLLTACGNGKDVHSDPPVTASGTAAPATDASKSPAPATSGTSAAASTPTRSSASSAPAATASPGGGKTTAAGSRCHTSELGASVGRNDPGAGQENFPLVLTNKSARTCTLRGYPGAAFVDGSGTQLGPDPRREPGSPVTVTLKPGQSAWAGLTFSNPEISGAKTGAPASLLLTPPDELDHLTVAWSGGPVPVSGNSSSVSLSVLAPGTGP
- a CDS encoding universal stress protein; the encoded protein is MRVIAWLVEGTWPSCVDAVRTHAPPAAEVVLLHVSGPDVPGLAHGAFAGLLGRGHPERDPGDLVEALGGSSAAELLDAAAGRLGRPCVREERAGRVEREVVDAAEGADLLVLARDGDRSRLGPKSLGPAVRFAVDHAPCPVLLVWPEPAPGLATIPPPPPHHPH
- a CDS encoding ricin-type beta-trefoil lectin domain protein yields the protein MSQHAGRNAAVNEAGLSDEQLSAELKKWTGATPALHPVGELLDRHWEAAFAYARLCADNPRAAGMLTTAAFTRLFGASIRQGGPTAAWRPHVLVTIRRIASEWASDGRQELLHPGLRSADGTGGRAAARLLPPSGRRLLSGAFQRVPPTSRAVLWHTEVEAEPPAVPAALLGLEEEDVRVELRRARERLREECLQVHRELAPEAECGRYLRMLDVTYRRGGAEVDPDLREHLSRCTHCSRTADQLARFNGGLGLALAEAVLGWGARPYVESRAYGAEAPAAPVPAPASVIAPPAGESFTAAGTAMSGGSATPAASMTSAESAAPAGPTGTGSTTPAGRTAAGETSVSPRSAHRAARRARRRNLTLAVVTVSGLVALPLVLWAVLGSGDSPDPHPGGTPSRTPGKDSASPDTSWAAAPATGQGALHGALHNVASGLCVGVVGGKAVKGAETELTACSATPERQWTYETDGLLRSDADPGLCLDSHLGYSVRLAPCTATGRSGRNIRYDFTLQGALVPRWNQELALTPAATDGSGALVLKTRATGDAQRWTIDTVKPELRMQNVNWGDDDGPSRTPAPRPTISGSTRKTASPSPTPTASRSTPTPTASTTTDPCAAHPYYCGGSGDYGGGRRHHH